The Streptomyces kanamyceticus genome window below encodes:
- a CDS encoding sulfurtransferase, whose translation MNAIISVSELASDLAGEQPPVVLDVRWQHEGSMRSAYREGHLPSAVFVDLEADVTGEAGAEGRHPLPDLDHFGAVMRAAGVSPERSVVVYDTGQNWAAARLWWMLRWTGHPSVRVLDGGIALWTGDVEQGEGDAPAAGSFVPAPNSTDFLDADSAAALARSGLLLDARAGERYRGEVEPIDSVAGHIPGAVSAPTTENVTADGRFKPAAELADRFKALGASGPSSASGTSEIGVYCGSGVSGAHEVLALAVAGIPAALYVGSWSQWSADPERPVATGPDPQ comes from the coding sequence ATGAATGCCATCATCTCCGTATCCGAACTCGCGAGCGACCTGGCGGGCGAGCAGCCGCCCGTCGTCCTCGACGTCCGCTGGCAGCACGAGGGCTCCATGCGCTCCGCGTACCGGGAAGGACACCTCCCGTCTGCGGTTTTCGTCGACCTGGAGGCCGACGTCACGGGTGAGGCGGGCGCGGAGGGTCGGCATCCGCTGCCGGATCTCGACCACTTCGGTGCCGTCATGCGGGCGGCGGGCGTCTCTCCGGAGCGGTCTGTCGTCGTGTACGACACTGGCCAGAACTGGGCGGCCGCACGTCTGTGGTGGATGCTGCGCTGGACGGGGCACCCCTCGGTCCGCGTCCTCGACGGCGGCATCGCCCTGTGGACGGGTGATGTGGAGCAGGGCGAGGGCGACGCCCCGGCCGCGGGCTCCTTCGTGCCCGCGCCGAACAGCACCGACTTCCTGGACGCCGACTCCGCGGCGGCCCTGGCCCGCTCGGGTCTGCTCCTGGACGCCCGCGCGGGCGAGCGCTACCGGGGCGAGGTCGAGCCGATCGACAGCGTCGCCGGGCACATCCCGGGCGCGGTGTCGGCGCCGACCACGGAGAACGTCACCGCGGACGGCCGCTTCAAGCCCGCCGCCGAACTGGCGGACCGCTTCAAGGCGCTGGGCGCTTCGGGCCCTTCGAGCGCTTCGGGTACTTCGGAGATCGGCGTCTACTGCGGATCCGGCGTCTCCGGCGCCCATGAGGTGCTCGCCCTCGCGGTGGCGGGCATTCCGGCCGCGCTGTACGTCGGTTCGTGGTCCCAGTGGTCGGCCGACCCCGAGCGCCCCGTGGCGACGGGCCCCGACCCGCAGTAG
- a CDS encoding VOC family protein — protein sequence MAHGLRATQEFYGALFGWEFRPGPEQLGPYVRALLDGHEVAGIGQLPPDRHLPIAWTPYLASDDVDATAEAVRHCGGTVGVGPIDAGEAGRMAIASDPAGAVFGIWQAAGHVGQAVAGRPGTPVWNELLTRETASVVKFYRTVFGFAEEAVVSADFDYLTLHVAGRPVASMHGAGQALPRDRGPHWMTYFEVADVDESVDRVVELGGHVVKPAKVGTHGRMATVADPEGAVFTVVRSHPAD from the coding sequence ATGGCACACGGCCTGAGGGCCACCCAGGAGTTCTACGGGGCGCTCTTCGGCTGGGAGTTCCGGCCGGGACCCGAGCAGCTCGGCCCCTACGTGCGGGCGCTGCTCGACGGCCACGAGGTGGCGGGCATCGGCCAGCTGCCGCCCGACCGGCACCTGCCCATCGCCTGGACGCCCTATCTGGCCAGCGACGACGTGGACGCGACGGCCGAGGCGGTACGGCACTGCGGCGGCACGGTCGGCGTGGGCCCGATCGACGCGGGCGAGGCCGGGCGGATGGCCATCGCCTCGGACCCGGCGGGCGCCGTCTTCGGCATCTGGCAGGCGGCGGGCCACGTGGGCCAGGCAGTCGCGGGCAGGCCGGGCACGCCCGTGTGGAACGAGCTGCTCACGCGGGAGACCGCGAGCGTCGTCAAGTTCTACCGGACCGTCTTCGGCTTCGCCGAGGAGGCGGTCGTCTCGGCCGACTTCGACTATCTGACGCTGCACGTGGCGGGCCGTCCCGTGGCGTCCATGCACGGCGCGGGCCAGGCGCTGCCGCGCGACCGGGGCCCGCACTGGATGACGTACTTCGAGGTCGCCGACGTGGACGAGTCGGTGGACCGGGTCGTCGAGCTCGGCGGCCACGTCGTCAAACCGGCCAAGGTCGGCACGCACGGCAGGATGGCCACGGTCGCCGACCCGGAGGGCGCGGTCTTCACCGTCGTGCGGTCGCACCCCGCCGACTGA